The nucleotide sequence ACGATTTCCAAACCGTTGGCGTAGGCGTAGTCGAGACCGAGGTCAGACTTGAGCCGGTCGGTGAAGAACTGGAAGCCGCCGGAGATGACGGCGGTCTTGAAGCCGAGACGTTTGAGGATGGTGACCAGATTGCGGGCGCCGGGGGTCAGGGGAATATTGCGGTAGACCTGCTCCAGCGCCTCGGCTTTGAGCCCCTTGAGCAGGGCGACCCGCTCGCGCAGCGCGCCGGAGAAATCGAGTTCGCCGTTCATCGCCCGCTCGGTGATTTCCGCCACCTGCTCGCCAACCCCGGCGACCCGGGCCAGCTCGTCGATGACCTCGACCTGAATCAGGGTCGAATCCATATCCATCACCACCAGGCGCTTGGCCCGGCGATAGAGGCTCTCCTTCTGCACGGCGATATCGACCCCGACACTCGCGCCGGTGTGGAGCAGTTTGCGGGTCATGACCTTGACGTCCAGGTCCGGCGTGGTGGTGATGAGAAACTCGACGCAGCGCAGCTGCCCCTGGGTGAGCTTGGAGATGCGTTCGATGTTAACCGCGTGCTCGGCGAGAATACGCGAAACCCGGGCGAGGGCCAGGGCGTTCACTTCACCGCCGAGGATCGTCACGACATAGGCGTTGCGGGTCGTCTTGCGCCGGTATTCGGCCTCGCTGAGCACTTGAAAATCGAGGTCGAGACCGAGCTCCTTGGCGAGAAAGAGCAACTCCTTGACCAGCGGTTTCTGATCGCTTTCGCCGGTGGGAAAGTCGATGAGCACCGACAGGGAGAGCAGGGTGTGGGTGACGCTCTGTTCGATGTCGCGAATGCGGGCACCGGCCTCGGCGATGTGGCCGGTGACGGCGGCGATGATGCCGGTGCGGTCCGGGCCGGTCAGGGTCAGAAGAACCATCTTGTTGTCCATGGGCAATGCCTCTCGCAGCGGGGAAGTTGGGGCATTCTACCCGCAACGCCTGGCCCCCGCAAGTTCCGATGCCGGCAGTGTTGATGCCGGCGGTAAATATTTCTTGCAGGGGCGGTATCGGCATGCTACACAGCCGAGCGTAACCACCCATCCCCATCAGGAGCCTGTCATGAGCTACCAAGCCCCCGAAGCGTTCGCCAACGTCACCGCCGCCTGCAAGGCCAATATCTATTTCGACGGCAAGGTGGTCAGCCATACCCTGACCCTGGCCGACGGCAGCCGCAAGACCCTCGGCCTGATCTATCCCGGCCTTTATAAATTCAACACCGGCGCCCCCGAAAAGATGGAAATCATCGCCGGCGCTTGCCGCGCGCGCATTGCCGGTAACGTCGACTGGATCGGCTTTACCGCCGGGACCTGGTTCGACGTGCCGGGCAACTCCTTCTTTGAGATCGAAGTGACTGACGGCGTCGCCGAATACGTCTGTTCCTTCTGCTAAACCTGCCGGAAAGGTCCGCCATGCCGGAAATCGGCCGCTTCAATACCCTGGAAATCGCCGCCCTCGACACCGACGGCGCCCACTTCCAGACCTCCGCCGGGGAGATTCTCCTCCCCGCCCGGGAAGTCCCCGCCGCTGCCCAGGTCGGCGAACACCTGCGGGTCTTCGTCTACCACGACGGCGCCCGGTTGCTCGCCACGATGCGCGCCCCCCTGGCCCAGGTCGGCGAATTCGCCCTGTTCAAAGTGGCGCAAGTCACCCCGGTCGGCGCCTTTCTCGACTGGGGGCTGCCCAAGGAACTGCTCGTCCCCTTTTCCGAACAGCCCCGGCGCATGCAGGCCGGACGCAAATATCTGGTCAAGATCTGCCTCGACAATCGCGGCCGCATCGTCGCCACCGGCCGTCTCGACCCCTGCCTGGAACCGGGATCCGGGGATCTCAAGGACGGCGACGAGGTCGCGTTGATGATCCGGGAATTCACCGATCTCGGTGCCAAGGTCATCGTCAACGAACTCTACGACGGCCTGCTCTATCGGGATGAGCTGCGCGCCGGGCTGCACCGGGGGACGCGCCTGCGGGGCTTCGTCAAGCATGTACGGGAGGATGGGAAAATCGACGTCACCCTGCGCCGGGTCGGGGCCGAAGGAATCGTTGAGGCGCGGGAACGGATTCTGGCGGAACTTGCCCGCTCGGGGGAACTGCCCCTGCACGACGACAGCCCGCCGGAACTGATCCGCGAGCGCCTGGGGATGAGCAAGAAGACCTTCAAACGCGCCGTCGGTGGTCTTTACAAGGAAGGACTGATCGAACCGCCGGAAGGGGGCATCCGGCTGCGACGCCCGTAAAAATATGCTTCCCACACAAAAAAAGCCACGGCCGAAAAGATCGCGCCGTGGCTTTTTTTGTGGAAACAGGTTGCCGGATCAGGTTCCCGGCTTGTGGCAGAACTCGCAGGAGTTGTCGATCTTTTTGTGCTTGTGGCAGCCCTTGCAGAGCAGGTGATAGGCATCCTGGCTGTTTGGAACCTTCGGATCCTTGCCGTCATGGCAGTTGGAACACTTGCCGTCTTCGGTGCCAGTGTGATGGCACAGGATGCAGGAAACTCCCTCTTCTCGGTGAATTCTCGGCGAAAAAGCAACCGAGCCGAGCTTGCCCTTGCCGGGGAAAACCACCTGTTCGGGACAGCTCGCCCCTGCCTTTTCCTCCGCCATGACGGGAACCGTCACCAACAGCGCCGCCATCATCCCCGCAAGCACAATTATCCATCTCTTCATAACTCACCCCCAAATTTGATTAGACAAGCTAAATCTTTTTTATTTCAACATATTAGCTTGTCTCGCCGAGGCAAGTCAAGGAGCCGGAGAAAAATCCCGCCGAGCCCGGGTTGACGGGGATGGGATCAGCCTTCGGTCATCGCCCGGCAGTATTCAATCAATCTCTGGGTCGAGCTGTCGTGCCCAGTCGGCTCTTTCTCCCCTTCCAATTCGGGGAGAATCGTTTTCGCCAGTTGCTTGCCGAGTTCCACCCCCCACTGATCGAAGGAATTAACGTTCCAGATCACCCCTTGCACGAAAATCTTATGCTCGTAAAAGGCGATCAGCGACCCCAGGGTGCGCGGAGTCAGGCGCCGGTAGAGCAGAGAGTTCGTCGGCCGGTTGCCGGGAAAGATCTTGTGCGGCAGCAGTTTTTCGACCTCGTCCGGGGTTAGCCCCGAAGCCTCCAGTTCGGCGCGGGCCTCGGCTTCGTTCTTGCCTTTCATCAGCGCTTCGGTCTGGGCCAGGAAGTTGGAGAGGAGAATGGGCTGATGTCGCCCGAGGGGATTGTGGCTGTTGACTCCGGCGATGAAATCGCAGGGAATGAGCCGGGTGCCCTGATGGATCAGTTGGTAGAAGGCGTGCTGGCCGTTGGTCCCCGGTTCCCCCCAGATGATCGGCCCGGTGGCGTAATCGACCACCGCGCCGTCGAGGGTCACGCGCTTGCCGTTACTCTCCATATCCCCCTGTTGCAGGTAGGCGGGGAAGCGGGAAAGATACTGCTCATAAGGTAGGACCGCGTGCGATTCGGCGCCGAAGAAGTTGACGTACCAGACACCGAGCAGGGCCATGATGATTGGGATATTTTCCTCCATGGGGGCCATGCGAAAATGCTCGTCGACGGCATGAGCGCCATCGAGCAGTTCCTCGAAGCGGTCCATCCCCACCGCCAGCGCGATGGAGAGGCCGATGGCCGACCACAGGGAATAGCGCCCGCCGACCCAGTCCCAGAACTCGAACATATTGTCGGGATCGATGCCGAAAGCGCTCACCGCCTCGCCGTTGGTAGAAAGGGCAACGAAATGTCGACCGACGGCCGCCTCGTCCCCAAGTTTCGCCACCAGCCAGTCACGAGCCGACCAGGCGTTGGTCAGGGTTTCCTGGGTGGTGAAGGTTTTCGAGGCGACGATGAAGAGGGTCGTGGCCGGATCGAGGGACTTGAGGGTTTCCGCCAGATGGGTGGCATCGACGTTGGAAACGAAATGCACCCGCAAACCGGGTTGGGCGTAGTGCTTGAGCGCTTCGCAGACCATCAGCGGCCCGAGATCGGAACCGCCGATACCGATATTGACCACGTCGGTGATCGGTTTTCCGGTAAAGCCGAGCCAACTTCCGGAGCGTACCGCGTCACTGAACGTCCGCATTTTATCGAGCACCGCCCGGACCTTGGGCATGACGTCGACGCCGTCCACCGGTATCGGCCGACAGCCGCGATGGCGCAAGGCAACATGCAGCACCGCGCGATCCTCGGTCGTATTGATGCGCTGGCCGCGGAACATCGCTTCGATGCGCGCCCCCAGGCCAACCTGCCGGGCAAGATCGAAAAGCAGGGGGAGGGTCTCTTCGGTGATGCGGTTTTTTGAATAATCAAAAAGAAACTCGTCCCAGCGTAGGGAGAATTTTTCGAAACGCCCGGGATCGGCGGCGAAAAGTTCGCGCATCGACAGCGCGGCAACCTCCCGGTGATGGGCCTTCAGGGCCTTCCAGGCGGGCAGCTCGGTGAGGCGGATCATTTGCAGTCCTCGCGCCAGAGGCAGCCGAGCTCGCCGCAACGCTCGATCTGCTCGGTACCGAAGCACTGGGGATTGCCTTCCGCCGCCTGAATCGCCCGAATCAATTCGACCTTTTTCAGTTTGCCGGGCTTGACTCCACGGTCCTTGGCGACTTCCTTGATCTGTTCCATATTCATGAGAGATCCTCCTGGTTGAGTATTGGGATAGATGCTTAAAATAGCACCCACCCCGGCTTTTGCAACCGGAATTCCCCTGCTACGGAACGTCCCCCGCCGCCACCGACGACCCTTTTGCACCGCTTAACTTCCAACACAAACCACAACTGCCTGAAACCATTTGACCGCACGCTCGTGCTTTTTGAAAAGGATTATCATTTTCTCGTTGACAGCGGGGGTCGACTTCCCCTATAAACTGAAAACCGTTTTCAATATCAATTCAACCACCGACCCAAGGAGCCGATATCATGATGCCCCTCGCCCTTTTGAGCCCCGGAGAATCCGGTGAAATCGTCAGCGTTAATGTCCCTCTGGAAAAGCGATCCGGCTGCTGCGGCCAATGTAACGGCGAACGTCACCACAAGGCACAGCGCGGTGAAGAGATGGGCCTGCGCGCGGGCAAAGTGGTGGAGATGCTCCACAACGGCGCCGGTCCCCTGCTGCTGCGTATCGATGATGCGCGTATCGCCCTCAGCCGCGGCATGGCCATGAAAATTTCCGTCAGGAGGATCCAATGAATCTCGCCAAGCTCAAACCCGGCCAGTCGGCCCAGATTACCGCTATCGGCAACCTCGGCCCCATTCGTCGGCGGCTCATGGATATGGGCGTCATCGTCGGAGAAACGGTCAAAGTGGTGAAGGTCGCGCCCCTGGGCGACCCCATCGAAGTGACGGTGAAAAGTTATCAACTCTCCCTGCGCAAGCAGGAAGCTGAAGCGATTGCGGTGGAGGTGAAGTCATGAGTTATCAGGGAACGGCGGTACCGAGCCAAACCGCCCAGAAAGTCATCACCGTCGCCGTCGCCGGCAACCCCAATGCCGGCAAATCGACCCTGATCAACGCCATCGCCGGCAGCCGCCTGCACGTCGGCAACTGGCCGGGGGTAACGGTGGAGAAGAAGGAAGCCCGTTTCGAGTTCGCGGGCCGCGGCATCCGTCTGATCGACCTGCCGGGCACCTATTCCCTCTCCCCCTACACCCAGGAGGAGATCATCGCCCGCGACTATCTACTGCGGGAAAAACCCGATCTGATCATCAACGTGGTCGACGCCACCAACCTGGAGCGCAATCTCTACCTGACTGTGCAACTGCTGGAGTTGGAAATCCCCACAGTGATGGCTCTCAACATCTTCGACGAAGCCCAGGCCAAGGGTTTCAAGATCGATGTCGACGGCATCGCCGAGATGCTCGGCATCACCGTCATCCCCACCGCCGCCGTCAAAAACCAGGGACTGCAAGAACTGCTGGCGGCGGTTCTGGCCACCGCCGAGCGTCAGGAAAACCGCCGGCCCCGTCAACTCAGCTATGGCGAAGATATCGACCGGGCCATCGCTGAAATCGGTCAAAACCTGACGGACAAACACCCGCAGCTGGCCGAGCGTTATCCCCTGCGCTGGCTGGCCTGCAAGCTGCTGGAAGCAGACCCCGAGGTGACCAAGGAGGCCAATCTCGTCCCCGGTGAGGTTGCCGGCGAAGCAGTGGATCACCTGCGTCGGGCCCACGGCGAGGACATCGAATCGCTGATGGCCGACGCCCGCTACGGGCTGGCCAACGGCCTGACCCGGGAAGTGCTGCAACGGCCGGAGATCCGCAAGGAGGAGTTGACCGAGAAGATCGACCGCATCGTTCTCAATCGTTTCTTGGGCATTCCCATCTTCCTGGCGGCCATGTGGCTGATGTTCAAACTCACCTTTGACCTCTCCGCCCCTTTCGGCGACTGGCTCGACGGCATGATCGCCGGCCCCTTCATGCGCTGGATGGCGGCCGGATTGGGAGCGGTCGGCGCGCCGGACTGGACGGTGTCGCTGGCGGTGGACGGGGTTATGGCGGGGGTCGGCTTCGTCCTGGTCTTCGTGCCGGTGATCTTCGCCATGATGTTCTTCATCACCTTCCTCGAAGGGAGCGGCTACATGGCCCGCGCCGCCTTCGTCATGGACCGGGCGATGCACGCCATCGGCCTGCACGGCAAGTCCTTCATCCCCATGCTCCTGGGCTTCGGCTGCAACGTCCCCGGCATCTACGCCACCCGCACCCTGGAAAATCCCCGGGACAAGGCGCTCACCGCCCTGCTCGTCCCGCTCATGTCCTGCGGCGCCCGACTGCCGGTCTACGTCCTCTTCGCCGGGGTCTTCTTCGGCGCGGCGGCCGGCACGGTAATCTGGTCTCTGTACCTGCTCGGCATCGCCCTGGCGATTGTCATGGGGATGATCTTCAAGCGCACCCTCTTTCGTGGGGAAACGCCGATGTTCATCATGGAACTCCCCCCTTACCGGTTGCCTTCCTTCCGCAGCCTCTGCCTGCACACCTGGGAGAAGGGGAAACACTTCCTGATCAAAGCGGGAACCTATATCCTGGCCGTCTCGGTCTTCGTCTGGTTCGCCCTCAACCTCCCCTGGGGGGTGGAGAGCAAACGCGATTCCTACCTCGGCCAGGCCGGTGCCGCCATCGCCCCGGTTTTCGAACCTCTCGGCTTCGGCACCTGGGAGGCAGCCTCGTCGCTCCTCACCGGCGTCGTCGCCAAGGAAATCGTGGTCGGCACCATGGGCGAGATCTACGCCCCCGGGGCACTGGAAGAAAGCACGAATGAAACCGTCCCGACCCTGGGCGAGGACCTGCGCGAGATCGTCGTCTCCTTCGGCGGCGCCCTCAAGGAGGCAGGAAGCAATGTCGTCTCGACCTTCGGCGTTTCCAGCCTCGCGATTGAGGAAGAGGCCAGCGACTCGCCCCTCAAGGAAGCGGTGCGCGGCTCTTTCACCCCTCTCTCGGCCTACGCCTTCATGGCTTTCGTCCTGCTCTACATGCCCTGCGTGGTCGTGGCCATCGCCATGCGCCAAGAGTTCGGCACCTGGAAATGGTTCGGCATCGCCTTCGCCTACCAGACCGCCCTGGCCTGGAGCGTCGCCCTGATCATCTACCAGGGGGGCCGTTTCCTCGGCCTGGGAGGCTGAGATGGGCTGGACGGATATTCTCTGGATGACGGCGATCCTGAGCGGCGCGAGTTGGCTTCTCTACCGCTCGGTGATCACTAAAAAAGGGCACTGCCCGGGCTGCTCTCAGGACAGCGACCGCAAATAAAAGACAATTAGATACAGTAACTTGAAAAGGAGATATTGAGCGATGACCTTGCGTCACCTTTTGTTAACCGGCCTGATTATGTTCGTCGGCATCCTTCCGGCCTGGGCCGACGCTCCCGATGCGCGGGGCGAGATCGAAAACCTCAAACGCCGCATCGCCGCCCTGGAAGGGCGCGAGGCCGAAGCGGACCAACCCTTTACCCTGGAAACTTTCGGCAAATATCTGCGCCTGCATGGCCTGCTGGAATTAGAGGGAATCTGGGAGAAACCGGAAGGAGGAGATGAAACGAGCGACCTGACTCTGGCCACCGCCCAGGTGCAGCTCGAAGTCGAGATCAACGAGAATATCGGCGGACACATGGTCTTTCTCTACGAGGAAGTCGAGGGTGAGGACGATACGGTCGAAATCGACGAGGCCCTCATTCACCTGACCCATCCTTTTGACGTTCTCGGCGGCCGGATCGGTATCTACGGCGGCAAGATGTACGTCCCCTTCGGCATGTTCAACAGCCACTTCGTCTCCGATCCCCTGACGTTGGAGCTGGGGGAAACGAACGACACCGCCCTCTATCTCGACTATCTCTGGC is from Desulfuromonas acetexigens and encodes:
- the feoB gene encoding ferrous iron transport protein B produces the protein MSYQGTAVPSQTAQKVITVAVAGNPNAGKSTLINAIAGSRLHVGNWPGVTVEKKEARFEFAGRGIRLIDLPGTYSLSPYTQEEIIARDYLLREKPDLIINVVDATNLERNLYLTVQLLELEIPTVMALNIFDEAQAKGFKIDVDGIAEMLGITVIPTAAVKNQGLQELLAAVLATAERQENRRPRQLSYGEDIDRAIAEIGQNLTDKHPQLAERYPLRWLACKLLEADPEVTKEANLVPGEVAGEAVDHLRRAHGEDIESLMADARYGLANGLTREVLQRPEIRKEELTEKIDRIVLNRFLGIPIFLAAMWLMFKLTFDLSAPFGDWLDGMIAGPFMRWMAAGLGAVGAPDWTVSLAVDGVMAGVGFVLVFVPVIFAMMFFITFLEGSGYMARAAFVMDRAMHAIGLHGKSFIPMLLGFGCNVPGIYATRTLENPRDKALTALLVPLMSCGARLPVYVLFAGVFFGAAAGTVIWSLYLLGIALAIVMGMIFKRTLFRGETPMFIMELPPYRLPSFRSLCLHTWEKGKHFLIKAGTYILAVSVFVWFALNLPWGVESKRDSYLGQAGAAIAPVFEPLGFGTWEAASSLLTGVVAKEIVVGTMGEIYAPGALEESTNETVPTLGEDLREIVVSFGGALKEAGSNVVSTFGVSSLAIEEEASDSPLKEAVRGSFTPLSAYAFMAFVLLYMPCVVVAIAMRQEFGTWKWFGIAFAYQTALAWSVALIIYQGGRFLGLGG
- a CDS encoding FeoA family protein, whose amino-acid sequence is MNLAKLKPGQSAQITAIGNLGPIRRRLMDMGVIVGETVKVVKVAPLGDPIEVTVKSYQLSLRKQEAEAIAVEVKS
- the serB gene encoding phosphoserine phosphatase SerB, producing the protein MDNKMVLLTLTGPDRTGIIAAVTGHIAEAGARIRDIEQSVTHTLLSLSVLIDFPTGESDQKPLVKELLFLAKELGLDLDFQVLSEAEYRRKTTRNAYVVTILGGEVNALALARVSRILAEHAVNIERISKLTQGQLRCVEFLITTTPDLDVKVMTRKLLHTGASVGVDIAVQKESLYRRAKRLVVMDMDSTLIQVEVIDELARVAGVGEQVAEITERAMNGELDFSGALRERVALLKGLKAEALEQVYRNIPLTPGARNLVTILKRLGFKTAVISGGFQFFTDRLKSDLGLDYAYANGLEIVDGIVTGEVAGTIVDGARKAQLLEEIAGKEGITLDQAIAIGDGANDLPMLGRAGLGIAFNAKARVREQADFHINQQNLDSILYLIGLSEREMAEIAG
- a CDS encoding cytochrome c3 family protein, which gives rise to MKRWIIVLAGMMAALLVTVPVMAEEKAGASCPEQVVFPGKGKLGSVAFSPRIHREEGVSCILCHHTGTEDGKCSNCHDGKDPKVPNSQDAYHLLCKGCHKHKKIDNSCEFCHKPGT
- a CDS encoding pyrimidine/purine nucleoside phosphorylase; translation: MSYQAPEAFANVTAACKANIYFDGKVVSHTLTLADGSRKTLGLIYPGLYKFNTGAPEKMEIIAGACRARIAGNVDWIGFTAGTWFDVPGNSFFEIEVTDGVAEYVCSFC
- a CDS encoding FeoA family protein yields the protein MMPLALLSPGESGEIVSVNVPLEKRSGCCGQCNGERHHKAQRGEEMGLRAGKVVEMLHNGAGPLLLRIDDARIALSRGMAMKISVRRIQ
- a CDS encoding SAP domain-containing protein, whose amino-acid sequence is MNMEQIKEVAKDRGVKPGKLKKVELIRAIQAAEGNPQCFGTEQIERCGELGCLWREDCK
- the pgi gene encoding glucose-6-phosphate isomerase produces the protein MIRLTELPAWKALKAHHREVAALSMRELFAADPGRFEKFSLRWDEFLFDYSKNRITEETLPLLFDLARQVGLGARIEAMFRGQRINTTEDRAVLHVALRHRGCRPIPVDGVDVMPKVRAVLDKMRTFSDAVRSGSWLGFTGKPITDVVNIGIGGSDLGPLMVCEALKHYAQPGLRVHFVSNVDATHLAETLKSLDPATTLFIVASKTFTTQETLTNAWSARDWLVAKLGDEAAVGRHFVALSTNGEAVSAFGIDPDNMFEFWDWVGGRYSLWSAIGLSIALAVGMDRFEELLDGAHAVDEHFRMAPMEENIPIIMALLGVWYVNFFGAESHAVLPYEQYLSRFPAYLQQGDMESNGKRVTLDGAVVDYATGPIIWGEPGTNGQHAFYQLIHQGTRLIPCDFIAGVNSHNPLGRHQPILLSNFLAQTEALMKGKNEAEARAELEASGLTPDEVEKLLPHKIFPGNRPTNSLLYRRLTPRTLGSLIAFYEHKIFVQGVIWNVNSFDQWGVELGKQLAKTILPELEGEKEPTGHDSSTQRLIEYCRAMTEG
- a CDS encoding CvfB family protein; the encoded protein is MPEIGRFNTLEIAALDTDGAHFQTSAGEILLPAREVPAAAQVGEHLRVFVYHDGARLLATMRAPLAQVGEFALFKVAQVTPVGAFLDWGLPKELLVPFSEQPRRMQAGRKYLVKICLDNRGRIVATGRLDPCLEPGSGDLKDGDEVALMIREFTDLGAKVIVNELYDGLLYRDELRAGLHRGTRLRGFVKHVREDGKIDVTLRRVGAEGIVEARERILAELARSGELPLHDDSPPELIRERLGMSKKTFKRAVGGLYKEGLIEPPEGGIRLRRP
- a CDS encoding FeoB-associated Cys-rich membrane protein; the encoded protein is MGWTDILWMTAILSGASWLLYRSVITKKGHCPGCSQDSDRK